From the genome of Pelobates fuscus isolate aPelFus1 chromosome 6, aPelFus1.pri, whole genome shotgun sequence, one region includes:
- the G3BP2 gene encoding ras GTPase-activating protein-binding protein 2, with protein MVMEKPSPLLVGREFVRQYYTLLNKAPDFLHRFYGRNSSYVHGGLDTSGKPQEAVYGQAEIHKKVMSLQFSECRTKIRHVDAHATLSDGVVVQVMGELSNNGQPMRKFMQTFVLAPEGSVPNKFYVHNDIFRYEDEVFGDSEAELDEESEEEVEEEQEERQPSPEPVQENANNSYYDSHPVSNGIEESLEEPNNEPEPEPEPELKSEEIKSETEEKSLEEHEEKSPTPPPAEPAILPQEPPKAFSWASVTSKNLPPSGTVTSSGIPPHVIKAPASQTRTESKAESQVQSPRVREQRPRERQSFQPRGPRAGRGDTEQGESDNRRMFRYPDSHQLFVGNLPHDIDESELKEFFMHYGNVMELRINTKGVGGKLPNFGFVVFDDSEPVQRILLAKPIMFRGEVRLNVEEKKTRAARERETRGDDRRDIRRNDRGTGGPRGVIGGGMMRDRDGRGSSLRGGMTQKLGTGRGAIPMEGRFTGQRR; from the exons ATGGTTATGGAGAAGCCAAGTCCCCTGCTTGTAGGGCGGGAGTTTGTGAGACAGTACTACACCCTATTGAATAAAGCTCCAGACTTCTTACACAG GTTTTATGGAAGAAATTCTTCTTATGTACATGGAGGACTGGATACCAGTGGGAAACCCCAGGAAGCAGTTTATGGCCAGGCA GAAATTCATAAGAAGGTAATGTCCCTTCAGTTCAGTGAATGTCGCACAAAGATTCGTCATGTGGATGCTCATGCTACGTTGAGTGATGGGGTCGTTGTGCAAGTCATGGGTGAACTTTCAAACAATGGACAGCCAATGAGAAAGTTCATGCAAACCTTTGTTCTTGCTCCAGAG GGATCGGTTCCAAATAAGTTCTATGTACATAATGACATTTTCCGCTATGAGGATGAGGTTTTTGGTGACTCAGAAGCAGAACTGGATGAAG AATCAGAGGAAGAAGTTGAAGAAGAGCAAGAAGAAAGACAACCATCCCCTGAGCCAGTACAAGAAAATGCAAACAATTCTTACTATGACTCTCATCCAGTGTC AAATGGTATAGAAGAGTCCTTGGAAGAGCCCAATAATGAGCCCGAGCCTGAGCCAGAACCAGAATTAAAAAGTGAGGAGATTAAATCAGAAACTGAAGAAAAAAGCCTGGAAGAACATGAGGAAAAATCACCAACCCCACCCCCTGCTGAGCCAGCCATTTTGCCACAAGAACCGCCCAAG gCTTTCTCTTGGGCATCAGTGACTAGTAAAAACCTGCCTCCTAGTGGAACTGTTACATCTTCAGGAATTCCCCCTCACGTAATAAAAGCTCCTGCCTCACAG ACAAGAACTGAAAGTAAGGCTGAAAGTCAAGTTCAGTCTCCCCGTGTGAGAGAACAGCGTCCTAGAGAAAGACAAAGTTTTCAACCAAGAGGTCCAAGAGCTG gacgaGGAGACACTGAGCAAGGAGAGTCTGATAATCGTCGCATGTTCCGCTACCCTGACAGCCATCAACTCTTTGTTGGCAACTTACCACATGATATTGACGAAAGCGAACTGAAGGAGTTTTTCATGC ATTATGGAAATGTGATGGAACTACGAATTAATACCAAAGGTGTTGGAGGAAAACTTCCCAACTTCGGTTTTGTTGTTTTTGATGATTCCGAACCAGTTCAGAGAATTTTGCTGGCAAAA CCAATTATGTTCCGTGGAGAAGTGCGCCTGAATGTGGAGGAGAAGAAAACCAGGGCTGCTCGGGAAAGGGAAACTCGTGGTGATGACCGAAGAGATATACGTCGAAATGATCGGGGTACTGGTGGGCCTCGTGGAGTCATTGGTGGAGGGATGATGCGTGATCGGGATGGCAGAGGTTCTTCCCTACGTGGTGGAATGACACAAAAGCTTGGCACCGGGAGGGGTGCCATACCCATGGAGGGTCGTTTTACTGGGCAGCGTCGCTGA